The genomic region tgatatcacttctgatggagtcaattttgttattgaagtggctggcaaaatcttgagctgagagagaggttgtgttaggaggtgggggtgggcggagaagagtattgaacgtggagaacagacttttaaggctgtgacacactgcaagcgatgcggcgcgaggcaaagcagctgcttcgctccgcgtcgcatcgattctgaagttcaaatatttcatctctgagcgcttagctacgtgacctgacgcagcagagtgctcagagatgaaaaggcaggacacactgagcgcacacagctgcatgtacacgctgcacgccgctccgcttgcagtgtgtcacagcctttagggttagaggaaagagtatagatgagattagagaattattgttgcttataaagattaagggcagaatagtaggagttcaggatgaacttgtagtgaagaaagtcagctgaactccgagatttcttccagtgtcgctcagcagtacgggagcatctgcgtaggtatcgtttCAGAGGAGACTTACAGAcccgcccacacacacagacccacacacacccaagagacacacacacagacccacaaaaactcacacagacccacacacacatgagacacacacacacagaaccacACACACGTTATGGCATGGCACAGtattttaaacaataaagcaaGCTATACACCTCTTAGATAGACAttttacatacaaacacaaacaaatcACTATAAGGCAGCTTGGAACATACCTTACTCAAGCACCCTTACTTGTCCACCTCTGCTGCTGCTCCTGACTGTCTCTGCTGCTGCCTGCTCAGGCTCAGTTTGCCCCATAGTCTCACTGAGTGACACCACACTCCCCCAGTGAAGTTCTGGGTCCCCTCATAACTGCTCGCTCCAGAGTCCAGGCCAAATACAAGCTCCTGGCAAAACACTCCTCTACTTACTCGCTCGCTTTGCTCCTCATCTGCCACACCAACAAACAGCTATGGCGCCATTTTTTTACATGCTGAACACTCAGCGGTTTATCTAGGAGCATGGGCCTGGATCTGCAGCTCCACCCGCCCCCGGGGTTACATTAATCAGGCCACAGTTCTCAGTTATGGGTTGTCAGTGGCGGGCCGCATTGTAACCGGTTTGTGGGCCGGAAATTGGCACGTGGGCCGGTAAAAAAACAGTTTAAAGTGAGGGCGCTAAAAGTAGCTAAAGATACCACCAAAGTACAGTTAAATTATAACACACAATTTATTAAGCACACAGATTTATGATTTATTATGCATAAATAAATCTCTTCAAATAAAAGGGGAAGGTAGAATCTAAATAGAGGTTACTTTGAGACCCCTGATTTAAAGGATACTTATctgcatgttccaattcacagggaacattaccagtttctgaggtttgcctttctagacacacattttcagtttgttgctctacaatTTGGCCTGGTTACAGTTCCAAGCATTCTcataaaggttctgggtgcccgtTGTCTGTAAacagatctcagggtattgcagtgtttcctaacctagacgatatcttggttcaaggtCCATCTCTTTTTTAGCAAAATTCCACACCAACAGACTGTCAATTTTCCAAACAGTTCTTTAGTGCCTCAGACAAGAGTTACTTTTCTGGGGTTTCatatagattcagtctccatgagtcctttctctaacagatcagagaaggctaaaattggtttcagcctgtctcaaccttcagtctctctcctttccctctgttgctctttgtTTGGAAGTACTggatctcatgattgcagcttcataTGCAATTCCATTTTCTCAatatcacatgagacctcttcagctttgtatgcttcgtcaGGGGTGCAGGGATCATCAGCTATCTCAAAAGATTTTTCTGGATCACAGTACAAgccagtctctgacttggtggctggatcatcagttcattTTTCAGGGGCTTCTTTcactcatcctacctggactgtgatcactacagatgcagctcttcagacttggcctctgttaAAAATGGAGTCTCATCTCcactttcaatcagacaatgtcacagcagtggcttatgtcatcAGGTGAGAAACCCAcaattccctagccatgagggaagtgtctcaaTTCTTTGATGGGTAGCAGTCAACTACTGTCtagtctctgcagttcatattccaggagagaactgggaagcagattttctcagtcagaCTCTGCATCCAGAggaataggggcatatttatcaagctccgtatggagcttgatgtcccatgtttctggtgatcctgcaggctcaccagaaacagtagttatgaagcagcggtcacaaagactgctgctccataacctgtccgcctgctctgagcaggcggacagacatcgccggaaatcaacccgatcgagtacgatcgggttgattgactgcccccctcttgtgagatgctggtgcaatgctgaatacggcgagcttattgctcgccgtattcagcgaggtctgtcggacctgatccgcactgtcggatcaggtccgacagaccttgataaataggggccatagtctctTCACCAGAATATGTTAAattagattgtggatctttggggtctctcagagatagatctgatggcttctcgtttgaGCAACAAACTTCCCAGttactttgtgaggtccagggactctcagctggagtttgtatctgtttcctcctctggttcttcttccctaaGTGATTTTGTAGATAAGGCTagagcataccccccaactgttccAATTTTTgtgggacagtcccaattttaggggtctgtcccaggttgctagccatctgtccctcATTGCCcaccatgcattaaaaaaaaattctattgggcccatactcagaagcagctggcttgtagtgtgtgtgtctatctgtatctataagtgtgtgtgtgtatctgcatgtataagtgtatgctatgtagtgtgtttgtgtgtgtagctgcatgtataagtgtaagctttgtagtgtgtgtgtatctgtatgtataagtgtgtgtgtgtgtgtatctgcatgtataagtgtatgctatgtagtgtgtgtgtgtctgcatgtataagtgaaagctatgtagtgtgtgtgtgtatctgcatatataagtgtaagctatgtagtgtgtgtgtgtgtatctacatgtataagtgtatgctatgtagtgtgtgtgtatctgcatgtgtaagtgtatgctatgtagtgtgtgtgtgtatgtttctgtatgtataagtgtatgctatgcagtgtgtatctgcctgtataagtgtatgatatgtaatgtgtgtgtgtgtgtgtctgcatgtgtaagtgtatgctaagtagtttgtgtgtatctgcatgtgtaagtgtatgctatgtagtgtgtgtgtaagtgtatgttatgaagtgtgttactgtgcatttttgctgactttaaaggccagaatctagaatattaatggggaatgcatagaacagttttaaagaatctattattaaatgtccaattaagataaaaatatttagcactgtttctgcaaaggctaattaaatacagagctcacatagctataccagtggtttgagcttgtgtttgatttgctgcctaagagcaTTAAAagatatgattttttaagcccGTCCCTGCTCATGCCCTCCACTTTTTgcaggggtggggtggggggggctgtccctcttttgaattttgaaattttgGGAGGTATGCTAGAGTaatcatcagtaatcctgattgcccaaacatggcctcacaggacttgtTTTGCAATCTgtttcagatgtccagttgtcctccatGGCCTTTTCCACtttgaccagaccttctgtctcaaggtttgttttttccatccagatctcaaatctctaagcttgatggcatggagattaaaTGGTTAGTTCTTAAACAAAGAGGTTTCTCAAATTTTGTGATTGATACTTTAATCCAGGCTTGTacgcctgtgactaggaagattttaTTAATTGGTGTATATTTCCAGgcttttcctggtattcttttagaattactagaatgTTGCTGTTCTTACAGGATGGTTGTGATAAGGACTTATGTGCCAATTCGTTAAgggagattgctaatcttcctaacattcttggttttgttcaggctttggtatgAATTAAGTctgtgatcaagccaatttctTATCTCTAgagtcttaacttggtgttaaaggaTTTGtaggctcctcattttgagcctatgcataatatggatattaagcttctttcttggaaggttttgtttcttttggttatctcttatgctagaagagtttctgaattgtctactTTTTCTTGTGTTCATACTTTTCTTAtcattcatcaggataaggctgtctgAAGgactacatttatatttttttcctgAAGTTGTGTCTTCAGAAAATATCAGTAGGGaagttgttgtcccttctttgtgtcctaatcccaagaatgcttcagagagattttTGAATAatgtggatgttgttagagcattgacgTATTATATTgttgctactaaggattttagacaagctTCTAGTTTGTATTTTAACTTTTTCTAGGAAAGAAAAGAACGTTTCTGCTGTTtcattggcctcttggttgaacttttgattcacaaggcttacttggtggcaggTTAGCCTTCATTGAAACTGATTACTACTGcacattctacaagatcagttgccacttcttgggcttcaaGAATGAgtcttcagttgaccaaatttgcaaggcatctacttggtcttctttgcattctaccattttaatgtttttgcttcttctgtggAAGCCTTTGGTAAGAAAGTCCTTCAGGAAATTTTCTCAGCTTGATTTTTGCCAATTGTTtaaattttaagtgcattaaaaaaacacccttttttgtttttttgtggggttgtggatttagttcttcagtgaaaaaagatgttttttaaaCCCCGCACATTTTGTCTCATTACTGGTGGAGTCCACAGCATGGGTATTTGTTCCCATAAGTAATAGATTGTGGATTATCACAAcctgtataaaaaaacataatttatgcttaccttataaattaatttctttcatggtgagacCCCGCCCTGTGTTTGCTGGTGGGGGTTTTTTCTTACACACATTgcacttcttttattttttgctcttatttcttttcccGCCTCATTTTGCTTGGCTGTTTGTTAGACTGTTTCCTGTGAGGTGAGAGGGGTTTCATAGAGCTCTTGGGTTTTGGCAATATTTGCCTcctctagtggtagggaagagtaatgaatcgtggattctcaccaccatgaaataaattaatttagcaagtaagcataaattatgtttttttctatctgCTACTGATAAATTCCAACAAGAACGAAACAGATTGTCTAGCTGTGATTTCTGTATTTGCTCTTTAGGGAatcgctgtgtgttaacacagtatgaagcaaaaaatctgagattttggatatctaattttcatatcttacccagaattctcttgtgcattggtaacagtgtatatggagttttccTGGGTAAAAGCAAGCCTGGATGTGCAAATTTCCTATGCaacatttttattgatttacttttgtgacatggaggattttaatctccaccataattttaataaatgtatatacacacatatatatatatacacacacacacacacacacacatatatatatatatatatatatatatatatatatatatatatatatatatatatatatatatatatatatatatatacagggagtgcagaattattaggcaagttgtatttttgaggattaattttattattgaacaacaaccatgttctcaatgaacccaaaaaactcattaatatcaaagctgaatagttttggaagtagtttttagtttgtttttagttatagctattttagggggatatctgtgtgtgcaggtgactattactgtgcataattattaggcaacttaacaaaaaacaaatatatacccatttcaattatttatttttaccagtgaaaccaatataacatctcaacattcacaaatatacatttctgacattcaaaaacaaaacaaaaagaaatcagtgaccaatatagccacctttctttgcaaggacactcaaaagcctgccatccatggattctgtcagtgttttgatctgttcaccatcaacattgcgtgcagcagcaaccacagcctcccagacactgttcagagaggtgtactgttttccctccttgtaaatctcacatttgatgatggaccacaggttctcaatggggttcagatcaggtgaacaaggaggccatgtcattagattttcttcttttataccctttcttgccagccatgctgtggagtacttggacgcatgtgatggagcattgtcctgcatgaaaatcatgtttttcttgaaggatgcagacttcttcctgtaccactgcttgaagaaggtgtcttccagaaactggcagtaggactgggagttgagtttgactccatcctcaacccgaaaaggccccacaagctcatctttgatgatagcagcccaaaccagtactccacctccaccttgctggcgtctgagtcggactggagctctctgccctttaccaatccagccacgggcccatccatctggcccatcaagactcactctcatttcatcagtccataaaaccttagaaaaatcagtcttgagatatttcttggcccagtcttgacgtttcagcttctgtgtcttgttcagtggtggtcgtctttcagcctttcttaccttggccatgtctctgagtattgcacaccttgtgcttttgggcactccagtgatgttgcagctctgaaatatggccaaactggtggcaagtggcatcttggcagctgcacgcttgacttttctcagttcatgggcagttattttgcgccttggtttttccacacgcttcttgcgaccctgttgactattttgaattaaacgcttgattgttcgatgatcacgcttcagaagctttgcaattttaagagtgctgcatccctctgcaagatatctcactatttttgacttttctgagtctgtcaagtccttcttttgacccattttgccaaaggaaaggaagttgcctaataattatgcacagctgatatagggtgttgatgtcattagaccacaccccttctcattacagagatgcacatcacctaatatgcttaattggtagtaggctttcgagcctatacagcttggagtaagacaacatgcataaagaggatgatgtggtcaaaatactcatttgcctaataattctgcactccctgtatatatataataatgtaaatacatatgtacacgcatctatgtacatatatttatatatttaaaatatatatacatatttagacatgtggatGTGTGTatcctctatgttaaagccatttgcctgcttttttttttataacagctggtacctcatatctttcagcccttttttctatcatacagtgttattatgagtgtaagtgtatttttaaatgtatttttgatgttttttgtctcatgtaacagttaaccagagctctgaaatcacgTCAAACCCTTCGTACCCTTCATACTTTAAATTAGATTGCACTCAAGAGAACGCTATTTTTGACCCCTTATTGCTCACACACTATACTCAGAGCTCCACTCATACTCTAACCCAATGTTTGATACAATAATTTTTCTAAGATGGgaacatcagtttaaaaaaaaataaaataaaataaatattattttaaaataaacccttatagaTAGAATAAGGACAACAAATGAATGTATGCTACCTGATTTAACCTTCCCATCAGTTTGATATGTCACATTgtcatctatattttatatttgttttgcatttattttgtGTGTTATGTAAAATAAGGAAGCTAGCAGGTTTCATAtcaagttatttttttttcagggtTGGTGTGAGGCTCGTCATGCTTTGTCACCCTCTTGGCAGTCTGAACGTGGGATGTGGGAAAAGCACACATGGGAACGGCCTGCGTGGGATAAGCAGACATGGGATCAGCGAGTGTCCCCTGCAGAGCATGCGCTGTGAGAGCTGCTTCCTCTGGGGTTCAGTGAGGGTCTTGGACCTGGCATATGAGAAGCGGGTCATTGTGCGCTACTCCATGGATGGATGGCGTACTTACCATGACACACATGCTCTTTATGCTGCACGCCTCTGCCATGGTGGGCCTGGACACCCTGGTACAGATCTGTTTACATTCCGTCTTCCTCTACCCCCTCAAGATAGGCACCAGGCTTCATCACTGCAATTTGCCATTCGCTATCAAGTTGGGGAGGAAGAATTCTGGGATAATAACAATGGCAAAAACTACTCCTTGGGAGCTCCAGGAGAAGAACAAGACCATTCGGAAAATGGGTGGATCCATTTTATCTAGATAAAGATGCCCAAATA from Bombina bombina isolate aBomBom1 chromosome 2, aBomBom1.pri, whole genome shotgun sequence harbors:
- the PPP1R3E gene encoding LOW QUALITY PROTEIN: protein phosphatase 1 regulatory subunit 3E (The sequence of the model RefSeq protein was modified relative to this genomic sequence to represent the inferred CDS: deleted 1 base in 1 codon), whose product is MSRPVRPPSGDIPRNLSYIAGLYERAYYRTARPSLEEQEEEGEADGSAAARTGRELTTQVPRRWRSRSAPALRTPKKEQRHRSPETRKRVRFADALGLELESIRHFNYEDMPCVPLHVTHRLQREVKQRWGISQDESGWCEARHALSPSWQSERGMWEKHTWERPAWDKQTWDQRVSLQSMRCESCFLWGSVRVLDLAYEKRVIVRYSMDGWRTYHDTHALYAARLCHGGPGHPGTDLFTFRLPLPPQDRHQASSLQFAIRYQVGEEEFWDNNNGKNYSLGAPGEEQDHSENGWIHFI